A window of the Isosphaera pallida ATCC 43644 genome harbors these coding sequences:
- a CDS encoding AAA family ATPase: MAQTHPAPLHTAATDDLEAIDQLTPKQLADEIDQVRDRINRMRISLGRFFVAKQELIDLMTVAAIAQEPLLIVGPPGTAKSDLVLKFKDALGIADEDYFEYMLTRFSEPSEILGPIDINELREGRYIRREQGKLPTARLVFLDEIFKSNSAILNILLTIINERKFYQDGAPRPVRLKVLLAATNEVPEQGELAALKDRFVLKAESRSVQEDHFADLIDFGLRSEVYKGLNKKPWAEGHCSLADLLKAHRHLIQQFGRRDDRLESGSADRALFFPDEVFREFQRLVRTLVREDRIFISDRKLVKLYKLFRVRSWLLSGGVVSMDDLRLLAYLGETHQEMELLREKIPILLGDQL, from the coding sequence ATGGCTCAGACTCACCCTGCCCCCCTCCACACCGCGGCCACCGACGACCTGGAGGCCATCGACCAACTTACCCCCAAGCAGCTCGCCGACGAGATCGACCAAGTGCGCGACCGAATCAACCGTATGAGGATCTCGCTGGGCCGCTTCTTCGTGGCCAAGCAGGAGCTCATCGACCTCATGACAGTCGCCGCGATCGCCCAGGAACCCCTCTTGATCGTCGGCCCCCCCGGCACCGCCAAAAGCGACCTCGTCCTCAAATTCAAGGACGCCCTGGGCATCGCCGATGAGGACTATTTCGAGTATATGCTCACTCGCTTTAGCGAACCGTCGGAAATCCTCGGCCCGATTGACATCAACGAACTGCGTGAAGGACGCTACATCCGTCGGGAACAGGGCAAGCTGCCCACTGCCAGACTGGTCTTTTTGGACGAGATTTTCAAGTCCAATTCGGCGATTCTGAACATTCTCTTGACCATCATCAACGAGCGGAAATTTTACCAGGATGGCGCGCCGCGGCCAGTGCGTTTGAAGGTACTGTTGGCGGCGACCAACGAGGTTCCCGAGCAGGGGGAACTCGCCGCGCTTAAGGATCGCTTTGTCCTCAAGGCCGAAAGCCGCTCGGTGCAGGAGGACCACTTCGCCGACCTGATCGACTTTGGGCTGCGCTCTGAAGTCTACAAAGGACTCAACAAGAAACCCTGGGCCGAGGGTCACTGCAGTCTGGCCGACTTACTCAAAGCGCACCGCCACCTAATCCAGCAGTTCGGACGCCGTGATGACCGTCTGGAATCTGGCTCGGCTGATCGCGCCTTGTTCTTCCCCGACGAGGTATTCCGCGAATTCCAACGCTTGGTCCGCACCTTGGTCCGCGAGGACCGCATCTTTATAAGTGACCGCAAACTCGTCAAACTTTACAAACTTTTCCGGGTTCGCTCCTGGCTGCTCTCCGGTGGGGTCGTCAGCATGGACGACCTGCGGTTGCTGGCCTATCTAGGCGAAACCCATCAGGAGATGGAACTTCTCCGCGAAAAGATTCCCATTCTCTTGGGCGATCAACTCTAA